TATCCCGCTCGTCCGCCCCGCGCGGCAGTTGCGCCTTCTTCCTCCGCACAATCCACGACACCTGATATTCACCCGGCTGCCCGCAGTGCGGACACGTCATCGTATGTGTCCGCATCTCCGATTTTTCATCAAAAAAGTCCCGTTCTTCCATCCGTCACCTCGTTTCCCTACATCCCGCTGACGATTGGCTCACCTTCACCCCTCGTATTGATAAGATGCGCCTTCGAATCCCGAAGCCCATCCGAAGCTGAGTATTGCATAATCACCAAGGGCTTCGCAGTTCCGTCCTACACACGCCGAAACCGGCCAGGAACGCCATGAGCAAACCAAAAAAGCGCGTCTTCTCCACCGTCAAAGCGGTCAAAGCGAACGCTCGCGAGCGCATCGGATCACCCCCACCCGAGCGCGTCATTCCCGATCCGAAACAAAAGGCCGCTGCCAAGCCGAAGCATAAAGAGACCCTCGCCGATCTCCTGAACCCCGACCCGGACCGCGCCTGACCCGGCCCGATCCCCAAAGATCCCAGAAAGCCAGACCCCCATGCGCCTCTCCACGAAGCCCTTCCTCCTGCTAGCCGCTTTCGCCGCCACTCTGCCCGTGTTCTCCCAGACCATCCAGGTCAACAAGGACAACCGCACCATCGCCATCACCGCCACCGACGAGGCCTCCGCCCCAGCCGACCTCGCCGCTGTCACCGTCGGCTTCGAGACCTTTGGCGCCGACCAGGCCCAGACCTACGCCGACGCTACCCGCACTTCGAACGCCATCAACGACGCCCTTAAAGCCGCCGGAGTCCAGCCCGACCAGATCGAAAGCCGCGAGCAGAACCTCTCCCCCATCGACGAAAACGACAAACTCCACTTCGCCAAAGGCCTCCGCTTCCGCTTCTCCCAGTCCTGGCAGGTCACCGTCCCTGCCGCAAACGCCGCCGCAACCCTCCATGCCGCCGTCCTCGCCGGGGCCAACAACAGCGGGAACATCGAGTGGAAGCTCAAGAGCGAAGACGCCGTTGAAGGAGACGCCGCCGCCAAAGCCCTCGAACACGCCCACAAAATGGCCGAACGCATGGCCCAGGGCCTCGGCATCAAGCTCGGCCCCCTGGTCTACGCCAGCAACCAGGCCCAGGCCCGTCCGGTCATGATGATGAGCGCCATGGCCCGAGGTGCAGCCGCTCCGATGCCAAAAGCCCTCAAACCACTCGCCATCTCGCCCGAGAAGATCACCCGCTCCGCCACCGTCTACGCTGTCTTCTCCGTCGAATAGCCTCTATCGCGCCGGGTGAATCACATACTTGTACATGTAAGCCCGCAGCGTGTCCTTATGCTCTGCCCGGTACCCCGGGTAGTCCTGCGCGATCCCCGGATCCCAGTGGTCGAGCAGCACGCAGCTTTCGAGCATCCCATCTTTATCGAGCGCTTGCATTGACCTGAGCGTGGGATCAAGCTGCCCGTCCGGCAACCTCCCATCCTTCTGCATTGCCGCCACTGCCGCCAGCACCCCACGCAGACTCTCCATCTCCTCCGCCAGCGAATCCCGATACGCCTTCTCCGCCGGATATCGCTGGTGAAACTCTCTCCCACTCCACGCCGCAGGGGCAGCAGCATAAGCCGCCCAGGCTTCCGCAGCCGGCCGTTTCGCAGTTCCCGGATCGACCGCCGGCCTCACCTGCCCCTGCGCGTCAACCGTCGCTCGCGCTGGCAGACGAATCGGCGGATCAGACAAATGCGCATGGTTCGCGTCCGCCCACCGCTTCAACCCCTGCCGCGGAGCCTTCACATACGGCTCGGCCAGGATCGCCTCCACGAACTTCTCCTCCGCACCCTTCATGTCGGCCGCCTTCATCAGCGCATCGCCCCAGAGCCGATAAGCCGCCTCGCGGTTCGGATCGATCGCCACCGCCCGCGCATAGTAGGCAACCGCCTTCTGCGGCTCTTCCAGCCGCGTCTCGGTCTCCCCTGCCAGCGTTACCGCCTCGTAAGCCTTCGTATCGGCTGCGGCCGCCTGCTCATAAAGGCTGAGTGCACCCCGCAAATCCCCTTCCGCAAAAGCCTTGTTTCCCCGCGAGATCGCATCAGTCTTCGCTTGTGCGGGCGAAGCCTGCACCCCGGCCATCCCCGCCAGCAACAAAGCGGCCAGTCCCAAAGCCCGACGCCCAGCGATCATCCGTCCCAACCTCCAGGCGCACCGAATCCCGTCCACCACGTTAAACACCGCTCCCAGCCCTTTGGCAAGCCGCAACCTCGATAGACTGGAACGATATGAGTCTCGACGTAGCCCTCGTCCTCTTCCAAGTCGTCGTACTCTTCTTCACCATCTGCGTCCAGGAATGCGCCCACGCCTACACCGCCTGGCGTCTCGGCGACGCGACCGGCAAGATGCTCGGCCGCATCACCCTCAACCCCCTCAAGCAGCTCGACCTCATCGGCTCGGTGATCTTCCCCGTCATCGGCCTCTTCTACGGCTGGGCACCCATCGGCTGGGGCAGGCCGGTCCCCGTCACCACCCGCAACTTCCGCCACTATCGCCGCGACGACATCCTCACCGCCCTTGCCGGCCCCGCCTCCAACCTCGGCCTCGCCATAGCCGCCCTCCTTCTCCTCGTCGTACTCAAGCACAGCATGGCCGGGGGCTCCCTCGCCGTAGTCGCCGCCATCTTCGTCGCCTTCAAGAGCCCAGGCATCGACCTCTCCGTCCTGCCGGCCCTCTTCCCCATCGCCCTCCTCCTGTATTACGTCGTCTTCATCAACCTCACGATGTTCGTCTTCAACCTCATCCCCATCCCGCCCCTCGACGGAGCCACCGTCCTCCGCCACTATCTCCCACCTGGAGCCCTGAAGATCTACGACAACCTCGGTATCTTCTCCCTCGTCATCTTCTTCCTCCTCGGTGGCCGCATCATGAGCATCTTCTTCCCCCCACTGCTCAACATCTTCAACGGCGTTCTCAACACCCTGTAAGCGCCCGTCTTCTCCAACCGACCCACAAATGATCGGGTGCCCCATCCTCACCGACAGCTTCATCGTCGGTTAGGGTGGGAACGTAAACCGCTCAACCCACGCGCTGTTACCGTTGCCTCTCTGGTTGTCATTCCCTGAGGGAATCTGCGTTTGCCGTTGCCGTTATCCGTTGTGCCGTCCCAACTACGACCACACCCCTTCATGTACCCTTAAACCAAGAGCAGATGACCGACCCCACCCCCCAAACCCCACACGATCCGCGCCCCCGCGTCCTCTCCGGCATGCGCCCCACCGGACGCCTCCATCTCGGCAACTACATGGGAGCCCTCTACAACTGGGTCCAGCTCCAGCACGAGTTCAACTGCTTCTTCTTCATCGCCGACCTCCACGCCCTCACCACCGAGTACCCCGACCCCAAAGGAATTGCCGGAAGCACCGATCAGGTCGCCCTTGATTTCCTTGCCGCCGGCCTCGATCCGAAGCTGTGCACTCTCTTTGTCCAGCAGGACGTCCCCGCGCACGCAGAACTGAACCTCCTCCTGGGAAACATCGTTCCCGTCCCCTGGCTTGAGCGCGTCCCCACCTACAAGGACCAACAGGAGCAGCTCAAGGAAAAGGACCTCGCCACCTACGGCTTCCTCGGCTACCCCCTCCTCCAGACCGCCGACATCCTCCTCTACCAGCCCAGGTACGTTCCCGTAGGCAAGGACCAGGAGGCCCACGTCGAGATCACCCGCGAGGTCGCCCGCCGCTTCAACCAGCTCTATCCCGGCAGCTTCACCATGGCTGAAGGTGCCGCCCCGTGGGAGTTGGAAGCGGTGAAGACCAAGGCCCGCAAGCTCTCCGGCGACCCCAAGAAAGAAACCTTCTCCCCCCACGAACTCATAGCCGCCGCACCCCAGACCAAGCTGAAGAGCGCCTACGGCACCCACACGATCCTGCCCGAGCCGGAAGTCCTCCTCACCCCGTCGCCCAAGCTTCCCGGCATCGACGGCCGCAAGATGTCCAAGAGCTACAAGAACACCATCATGCTCTCCGACCCCGAATCCGAGGTCCGCTCCAAGCTAAAGGTGATGGTCACCGATCCCGCCCGCGTCCACCGCACCGACTCCGGCAATCCCGATGTCTGCCCCGTCTTCGACCTCCACAAAGTCTTCTCGACGGACGAGACCCAGCAAAAAGCCGCCGAAGGCTGCCGCTCCGCCGGAATCGGCTGCATCGAGTGCAAGGGCTGGCTCACCGACGCCGTCGTTGAAACCCTCGCCCCCATCCAGGAGCGCCGCCGCCACTTCGAGCGCAATCCAAGCCTCGTCGAGGACATCTTCCACGACGGAGCCATCCGCGCGCGCGCCCGCGCCGCCGAAACCATGTACCAGGTCCGCTCCGTCATGGGCCTCAGGCAGCCGAGGTCATAATGCCCGAAGACACCCTCGATCCCATCAACCCGGCACCGGAGACGGCTGACACCCAAAGAGGCGAGCCGCATTCGGCCCCCTTTGCCCTCGAGCCCCGCCCCATCCAGCCTCCCCTCCCCGAGCCCAAGCGCAACTCCCCGGCCAAGGAGGAAGCCTCCCAGTCCCCGTTCTCCATCACGGTAGGCCAGGTCTACGACGGCCCCATGGACCTCCTCCTCGACCTCATCCGCAAGCAGAACATCAACATCTACGACATCCCCATTGCCCGCATCACCAACCAGTTCCTCGAATACACCCACCACCTCAAGCAGACCGATGTCGACGCCGCCGGCGACTTCATCTACATGGCCTCGCTCCTCATCCACATCAAGAGCAAGACCCTCCTCCCCCGTGACCCATCCGACATCCTCGGAGCCGATCCCGAAGATCCACGCCGCGAGCTTGTCGAGCGCCTCCTCGAGCACGAGCGTTTCAAAGCCGCCGCCCAGATGCTCATGCAGAAGCAGCAGATCGAGGAGGCCACCTGGTCCAACCCCGGCCTCCGAGCGTTCACCAAGGACCTTGCCCTCGCTGAAGGCCAGACCGGCGTCCCCGCCGGCATCGATCAGGAGATCGCCGCCGACACCGTCGACCTTGTCCGCGTCTTCCAGGAGATCCTAGAGCGCCTCCGCAAGCGCCCCGTCCTCAACGTCGACGAAGAATCCGTCACCGTCGCGCAGATGATCGAGTACGTGAAGCGCCGCCTCGTCATGGAAGAGAAGCCCGTCTCCCTTCGCCGCCTCCTCCACAACACGCACTCCGAACGCGCCCTCATCTGCATGTTCCTGGCGATGCTCGAACTCGTCCGCCTCCAGGCTGTCCTCCTGCATCAGCCTGTCCTGCAAGGCGACATTCTCATCAAAAAGACCGACGCCTTCGACCAGGTCGTCATCGACCAGGCCGCCACCCGCGACGACTGGCGCTAAGAACTCAACTAGATACCCCCTCCGTGCTATTTACAAACGAATCTTCCACCATCCGCCTGTTTATACTTCAGTACATATGAGCGAAACCAACATCAGCGTCGACGAGTTCCAGGCGCTCGAGCAGAAAGTCCTCCGCGCGGTCGAAATCGTTCGGCGCGAGCGTGAGGCCCGTGCCGCCGCCGAGGCCGAAGTCGCCCAACTCCGCGAGCTCCTCGACATGCAGACCGCAGAAGCCAACGAGGCGCAGGGCAAGGTCGCCACACTTAACCAGGAGCGTGAGGCAGTCCGCCTCCGCGTCGAAAAGATGCTCAGCCAGATGGACGAACTTCTGTAAACCGCATTAGCCACACAACGGCCCACATCGTAACCAGCGAAAACGACAGGAAAACGGATGCCACACACCGAAAACTCGCTGACAGACCACGCCGTCCTCGTAGACATCTACGACCAGATCTACCATCTCCGCGGCACCGATCCCGTTTATATTGAGAACCTTGCAGCCTCAGTCGACGCCAAGATGCGCGCCGTCTCCTCCCACGGCAGCACCGTAGACAGCCTGAGAGTAGCCGTCCTCGCCGCCTTAAATATCGCCGACGAACTAGCCACCCTCCGCCAGCGCTATGAGGCGCTTTCCGGCTCCCTGCAGCAGTCGCAGACGTCCATGCGTTCGCGTGCCGGTTCCATTGCGGGAATGCTCGACGACATACTCATCGAGCCAACGCGCAAAGCGGGATAGAAATCAGCGGCTGCGTCAACTTGCAATGCCTGACCCATCCGGTTAGCATCCAACCTAGAAACCGGCCTGCAAAGCAGGTGCGGGGAATACCGCTGGTTGAACCAATACTCATTGAACAGGGATCTCTCTCGTATATATGGCTCGGTGCGCAGTGTCCGCCAGTCCGGAATGCCTAAAGAGCCACGGCGAGGTCCCGCCGTCTTAGGACGGGTTCACCAGCGCCTCGCTGCACGGCCCCGCGGGTCGGTTTTGCAAATCTTCTAAGGGCGCGGCGTACGACGAAGCGCGTATCACCCAACCCAGTGCACGCCAATCTCTTCCACCTCGGTCATCTGCACATCCCCGTCTTCAGCGCCTTCGCTGTAGTGGGGCTCATTGTCGCGCTCCTGCTCAGCCAGCGCACCGCGCCTCTCGCGGGCATCGAGCCGGAAACCATGTGGGACGCTGGAATCGCCGCCACCATCTCCGCCTTCGTCATCTCCCGCCTCCTGCTCGTCGCGACCAACTTCAAAAGCTTCCTCGCCTACCCCCTCCTCATTTTGACTCTCCCCTCCATCACCGTCTCGGGCGTCATCCTCACCGGCTTCGTCATGGTTCTCTTCCTGCGCCGCCGCGAGGTCTCCATCGGTCGCGTCCTCGACGCCGCCTCGCCCTGCCTCGCGCTCCTCTGGGCCATCGTGAGCCTCGGTTCCTTTGCCACCGGCAGCCAGGGCATGCCTACAAACCTCCCCTGGGCAATCGACGACTCCGTCCTCGGTCCCATTCACCCGGTCGAGGTCTACACCGCGCTCGCCGCCCTGCTGCTCAGCATCGTCCTCTTCCGCTCTCTCACTTTCCGGGATCAGCGCGGCTATCTCGCCGGTCGTCCAGCCGCCACCGGCCTCTTTCTCGGCGGAGGCATCGCCTTCTTCCTCGACTTCCTCACCCAGCCTGCCGACCCCACCCGAGTCGTCCTCCTCGACCCCATTCAGTGGGTCGCCCTGGCGCTCATTCTCCTCGGTATCCTTATCCTCGTTCCGCAGATCATCTCTGAGAACGAGCCACCCGTCTACTACGATCCTGAAGCCGAACAAGAATCGACCCCCCATGCCGTCTAAAAACATGCTCCCCAAGGGGCAGCGTCATCGCTCCGTACGAGCCGAGTATGTCGCTTCCCGCGGCGTCGAGCCAGAACTCCCACCGCCCGTTCCCGTCCTGGACCTCGAAGACGATGCCGATACCGAAGACGGCATCCGCTCCTTCCGGGCCGACCCCGCCGCCGCCGGCCTCCGTCTCGACCAGTACCTCGCCCAGGCCATTCCCGATATCAGCCGCGCCCGCGTCCAACTCCTCATCGAAGCCGGCCAGGTCCGCGTCGACGGAAAAACCGCCAAGCCCAAAATGAAACTGGCTGGCGGCGAGCCCATCGAGATCGAAGGCGCACCCGTCCCGCCCCCCCTCCACGCCATCCCCGAGGACATCCCCCTCGACATCCTTTTCGAGGACAAGTACCTCGCCGTCATCAACAAGCCCGCCGGCATGATGGTCCACGCCGGCGCCGGCACCACCGACGACGCCCGTAACCGCGGAACCCTCGTCAACGCCATCCTCTTCCACCTCAACAAACTCTCCGAGATCGCCGGCGACCAGCGCCCCGGCATCGTCCATCGCCTCGACAAGCAGACCAGCGGAGCCATCGTCGTCGCCAAGGACGACAGCACCCATCGCAAGCTCGGTGACATGTTCCAGGCTCGCCAGGTCCACAAGACCTACATCACCCTCGTCCACGGTCGCATGGCCAAGGATCACGTTACAGTCGAACTCCCAATCGCCCGCGATCTCGTCCGCCGCACCCGCATGACCACGCGCCGCGCCGATGGCCGATCGGCCCGTTCGCATATGACGGTCCTCGAGCGCTTCTCCACTCCCTACGGCCCGTTTACCCTCGTCGAGGTCAAGATCGAGACCGGGCGCACCCACCAGATTCGCGTCCACATGCAGTCTCTTGGTCACCCCATCGTCGGCGATACCCTCTACGGCGCTCCTCACATGATCCGCACCGGTGGGGGTACCAGCTCCGACGAGACCTCGCTCTCGCTCGAGCGAAACTTCCTCCACGCAGCCCACCTCGCCTTCACCCATCCGCAGACCGGCAAGCCCATCGATACCCACGCACCCATGCCGGAAGAACTCGAAGACTTTCTCGAAGCCCTGAAGGCCGGTCCGCTCACGAGCCCCGCCAAGTCTAAGTCAAAGGTTTCAGAAGCACTTTCCGACCCACCGTCCGCCGCTCCAGACGATCCCACCCATGAGTAGAATCATCCAGTGACCGCCTTCCGCAACCTCCGCCGTTCCAGTCCCTTCCTCGCAGCCTCTGTCGTCCTCGCCGTTGCCGCTTTCTCAGCCTCAGCGCAAGCCCCGCAGACGACCCCGGCCCGCGCGCCGGCCGCTCCCGCTCCGCAGCAACCGGCACCACAGCAGCCCGCGTCGCAGGAACCCAGCACCGACGGCCCCATCACAACCCTTAAGGCCCGCGTCCTCGAAGTCAATCTCATCTTTACCGTCACCGATAAGCACGGTCACTTCATCAAGGACCTGCGCCAGCAGGATTTTGGCCTCCTCGACGACCGCAAACGCCCCGAGTCGGTGATCCGCTTTACCCAGCAGACCAACCTGCCCCTGCGCGTCGGCGTCATGCTCGACACCTCCAGCTCCATCCGCCGCCGCTTCCAGTTCGAGCAGCAGGCCGCCAGTGAGTTCTTCACCCAGGTTCTCCATCGCAACGACCGCGCCTTCGTCGAGGGCTTCGATATTCAGACCGACATGGCCCAGGGCTTTACCAACAACCCCGCGCTCCTCGGCGTCGGCATCGACAAGCTCCGTCCCGGCGGCGGAACCGCCCTTTACGACGCCCTCTACAAGACCTGCCGCGACGAGATGCTCACCATCCGCGAAGAGGGCTCGACCCGCAAGGCCATCGTCCTCGTCTCCGATGGCGACGACAACTACAGCCGCGCCCTCGAGTCTGACGCCATCAAGATGTGCCAGCGCGCCGAGACTATCGTCTACGCCATCTCCACCAATGTCAGCCTCAACAAGGACAAGGGTGACGACGTTCTCAAAGCCATCGCCGAGGCCACCGGAGGCACCGCCTTCTACCCCGCCCGGATCGAAGACGTCGCCGTAGGCTTCCGCAACATCGAGGAAGAGTTGCGCAGCCAGTACTCGCTCGAGTACAAGCCGTCCGACTTCAAGACCGATGGAAGCTTCCGGACAATCTATCTTCATGCGATCGATCCGCGTTACGTCGTCCGTGCCCGTACCGGATATTTCGCCCCTCGCGCCGACCAGTAGCGGCGGTGAAATCCAAAGGAATCAGCGGCCCGAGCAAAACTTTTAAGGTCTTACCCGTGTCCTAGTAAGCGGGGATCACCTATGCGAACTATGCTCATCAGCAGCAGAACAACCACGACGACCGTTTCCACCGCCTTCGCCTTCCTTATCGCCGTGCTGTTGTCGTCCGCCCACCTGGTCGCCCAGCAGCCCCCCGGCATGGCGGAAAGCCTCGCCAACCTCGCCGATCAGCCCGCAACCCGCGCCTCTTTCACGTTCGACCGCTCCATGATGCAGATAGCCGAAAGCATCATGGACCAGAACGGCGTCGATGGACACCGCCTCACCGCCGCCCTCAACAGCGTCACGGTCGACACTTACCGCTACAAGCATCCTGCCTTCTACACCCCTGAGGTCATGACCTCGATCATCCACAACTACAACGCTGCCGGCTGGAAGCACCTCGTCAATGCCAACGGAGACCCCGCGGCCAGCGCTCAGCCTCACGCTTCCATTACTGACCTCTGGCTACACTTCCGCGGAGCTGAGATCGACGACGTCACCGTCCTTCTCCGCGCCCCCACCAACATGAACGTGATCGAAGTCTCCGGCCTCCTGCGCCCGCTCGATCTCGTCCATCTCAGCGGCCACTTCGGCATCCCCAAGGTCGACCCCAGCGCAGTCATGGTCGCCGCGCCCCCAGGCAAGTAGCTCCGCCGAACCACAACTCTTGTAAGTTTTTGGTAGAGCGCTCCCTCCGCCGAGAGATCGACATGAAGGACACCCTTGGAGCAAATGACGGATTCTTTCGGAAAGAACCTCAGCGGGGGTGAGCTCCGAGACCGTCTCTCTAAAGGAGAGCGTCACTCGTTCTGGGTCGATCAGACTGTGCTCACTGGGCCTTGCTCGCCATGCGATCGATCATGAATAGAATCCATTGGTTTGCGCGTCTTGCTTGAGCATGACGGCGCCTAGTGAGCGTCGTTCTTGAAAATTTGCTCGGCGTAAAAATTCTCGATCCTGGCTTGGTCGCGGAGCATTTCGAAGTAGGCGTTCTTAAGTAGCTGCGAACGGCCTTGGCGAAGCTGCTCACGAATAGCCTGCTGTACGCGGGGGTCGCTTAGCTCACGCTGGCCGGCGGGTTCGCGGGAGATGAGCTTGTAGATGGCATAGCCTGCGGGCTTCTTCGTCTGGGGATCGGCGAGGAGGGGAAGGATATCAGTGATCTGGCCGGCTTTGAGCTTGGTGATGGCAGCGTAGGCATTGGGATCGGCGTGCATGCTCGTATCGCCTACGAAGCCCATGTCGCCGCCGCTGGAGGCGGTTTCGGGGCGCTCTGAGAAGTTCATGGCGAGGGTACCGAAGTCTTCACCAGTGTCGAGCCGGGCTTTGAGGGCCTCGATCTTCTTCCTGGCTTCATCATCATTGCTTGCTTTTGAGCCCTGAAGATTGCCTGCCTGTTGTGAGGGCTGGTTGGTAACCTGGATCTGGGCCAGATGGTACTGGGTCTCCATCAGATTGAACTCAGCCTTGTGCTGGTTGTAGTAGTTGCTCACATCGTTGTCGGTGACGGTGATCTTGGAGGTGATCTCCTTATTGATGAGCCTCTCAATGGTCAGGGAGCGGCGGATCTTGCGACGGAGATCATCGATGGTGTCCTTGCTGTCACGCAGGCGCTGGGCGAAGACTTCTTCGGTGAAGGGCGCCTTCATCTCGGTGAGTTTGGCGTCTACCTCCTCGTTGCTCGCGGTGAGGTTCATCTTGGCTGCTCGCTGCTCGACGATCTCTTCGTCAATAAGCTCACGCATAGCGTTGAGCTTGAGAGACTCGGCCTGATCGCCTGTGGGAGCGGGCTGCTGCGGATCTCCAAGAGCGGCCTGGTAGGTCTTGTCGAGGTCAGACTGCATGATGGCTTTGCCGTTCACCGTAGCGACGACGTCTGCGTTGTGGCCCGTCTTGCAGCCGACGAACAGAAGGATGGGGAGGAGCGACAGCCCGAGAAAGATCGGGGCGTGCGTCCTAGGGATGCGAAGAGCTTGCATGGGAGTCACTCGGGTCGTCCTTTGTCTCGTACTTAGTTGCCGGTCTTGGAAGCGCCGGGCATTGGGGGTACGGGAACCGGCGGGGGCGGGGTCTTGCCCTCGGCCGTCAGTGCAGCGTCGATGACGCGATAGACATATTCGATCGGTAGAGCGCCTTCGAGACGTTCTCCATTGATGAAGAGAGCCGGGGTGGCCTGAACACCGAGCTTCTCACCTTCCTTGCGGGACTGGGCGATTGCGGAGCCGTCCTGCTTTGCGACGCAGGCGGTAAGCGCGCCGCTGTTTACTTTCTGACGTTCGCCTTCTTCTTTGGTGAGTTTGTCGAGATCATCATTGGCCTTGGCGAGGCTGTGATCCGCTCCGCCAAAGTCGCCGGCATGGGAGTGGATGTAATCGACCGCGTTCCAGTAGCCCGTGGTGCTCTGAATTCCAAGGCAGTTGGCGTCGATGGCAGCTCGGATTGCCCAAGGATGCTGATCAAGAGGGAAGTCTAGATAGACGATTCGAACCTGGTCCTTGTAGCGGGCCATCAGGGCAGGAAAGATCTGGGCGTGCATTTTCGCGCAATATGGGCACTCGAGGTCGTCGAAGCCGACGATGGTGACAGGCGCGCCTTCCGGGCCTCCGCGCGCGGGCCGTCCGGTGTCGGAGACCAGGGTCTTCGGATCCTGGCTGATGTCGTAGCGACTGAACTGGGCGAGGGTTTTGTTGTCGTCGGAGAGGAGGAATGTAATGGGCTTGCCGGTCTGCCCGTCGGCGGCGAAGTTGACGCTGATTTCGTCGTAGCCGGGGATCTCGCTCTTATGACGGTCGGAGACGGAGAGGACGTAGTCGGGTGGGATGTTCGACTTGGAGCGGATGAGGACTTCAATGCGGCGGGTGAGTTCGGGAGTGAGGGTGGCTTTCGGGGCCTGTGCGTGGCAGCTTAGGGTGCTCAGGGCGAGGGCTAAGGCGAGGGCGCGGAATGGAGTGACGGCAGTCAGCACAGTCTTTGATTATCGCATGTTGAGGTTGCGCGGGTGGGTTGGGTGCGGGCTCGCTTAGAAGAGGCGTTCGGCGCGTTTGAGGTTGCCGGCGGTGCCTATGTTCGCGAGGGTGATGTTAAAGCGATAGACGTTTTCGTTGCGGACGGAGCC
This genomic window from Granulicella sibirica contains:
- a CDS encoding SIMPL domain-containing protein, which gives rise to MRLSTKPFLLLAAFAATLPVFSQTIQVNKDNRTIAITATDEASAPADLAAVTVGFETFGADQAQTYADATRTSNAINDALKAAGVQPDQIESREQNLSPIDENDKLHFAKGLRFRFSQSWQVTVPAANAAATLHAAVLAGANNSGNIEWKLKSEDAVEGDAAAKALEHAHKMAERMAQGLGIKLGPLVYASNQAQARPVMMMSAMARGAAAPMPKALKPLAISPEKITRSATVYAVFSVE
- a CDS encoding site-2 protease family protein; the protein is MSLDVALVLFQVVVLFFTICVQECAHAYTAWRLGDATGKMLGRITLNPLKQLDLIGSVIFPVIGLFYGWAPIGWGRPVPVTTRNFRHYRRDDILTALAGPASNLGLAIAALLLLVVLKHSMAGGSLAVVAAIFVAFKSPGIDLSVLPALFPIALLLYYVVFINLTMFVFNLIPIPPLDGATVLRHYLPPGALKIYDNLGIFSLVIFFLLGGRIMSIFFPPLLNIFNGVLNTL
- the trpS gene encoding tryptophan--tRNA ligase, which produces MTDPTPQTPHDPRPRVLSGMRPTGRLHLGNYMGALYNWVQLQHEFNCFFFIADLHALTTEYPDPKGIAGSTDQVALDFLAAGLDPKLCTLFVQQDVPAHAELNLLLGNIVPVPWLERVPTYKDQQEQLKEKDLATYGFLGYPLLQTADILLYQPRYVPVGKDQEAHVEITREVARRFNQLYPGSFTMAEGAAPWELEAVKTKARKLSGDPKKETFSPHELIAAAPQTKLKSAYGTHTILPEPEVLLTPSPKLPGIDGRKMSKSYKNTIMLSDPESEVRSKLKVMVTDPARVHRTDSGNPDVCPVFDLHKVFSTDETQQKAAEGCRSAGIGCIECKGWLTDAVVETLAPIQERRRHFERNPSLVEDIFHDGAIRARARAAETMYQVRSVMGLRQPRS
- a CDS encoding segregation and condensation protein A, coding for MPEDTLDPINPAPETADTQRGEPHSAPFALEPRPIQPPLPEPKRNSPAKEEASQSPFSITVGQVYDGPMDLLLDLIRKQNINIYDIPIARITNQFLEYTHHLKQTDVDAAGDFIYMASLLIHIKSKTLLPRDPSDILGADPEDPRRELVERLLEHERFKAAAQMLMQKQQIEEATWSNPGLRAFTKDLALAEGQTGVPAGIDQEIAADTVDLVRVFQEILERLRKRPVLNVDEESVTVAQMIEYVKRRLVMEEKPVSLRRLLHNTHSERALICMFLAMLELVRLQAVLLHQPVLQGDILIKKTDAFDQVVIDQAATRDDWR
- a CDS encoding cell division protein ZapA codes for the protein MPHTENSLTDHAVLVDIYDQIYHLRGTDPVYIENLAASVDAKMRAVSSHGSTVDSLRVAVLAALNIADELATLRQRYEALSGSLQQSQTSMRSRAGSIAGMLDDILIEPTRKAG
- a CDS encoding prolipoprotein diacylglyceryl transferase translates to MHANLFHLGHLHIPVFSAFAVVGLIVALLLSQRTAPLAGIEPETMWDAGIAATISAFVISRLLLVATNFKSFLAYPLLILTLPSITVSGVILTGFVMVLFLRRREVSIGRVLDAASPCLALLWAIVSLGSFATGSQGMPTNLPWAIDDSVLGPIHPVEVYTALAALLLSIVLFRSLTFRDQRGYLAGRPAATGLFLGGGIAFFLDFLTQPADPTRVVLLDPIQWVALALILLGILILVPQIISENEPPVYYDPEAEQESTPHAV
- a CDS encoding RluA family pseudouridine synthase, producing the protein MPSKNMLPKGQRHRSVRAEYVASRGVEPELPPPVPVLDLEDDADTEDGIRSFRADPAAAGLRLDQYLAQAIPDISRARVQLLIEAGQVRVDGKTAKPKMKLAGGEPIEIEGAPVPPPLHAIPEDIPLDILFEDKYLAVINKPAGMMVHAGAGTTDDARNRGTLVNAILFHLNKLSEIAGDQRPGIVHRLDKQTSGAIVVAKDDSTHRKLGDMFQARQVHKTYITLVHGRMAKDHVTVELPIARDLVRRTRMTTRRADGRSARSHMTVLERFSTPYGPFTLVEVKIETGRTHQIRVHMQSLGHPIVGDTLYGAPHMIRTGGGTSSDETSLSLERNFLHAAHLAFTHPQTGKPIDTHAPMPEELEDFLEALKAGPLTSPAKSKSKVSEALSDPPSAAPDDPTHE
- a CDS encoding VWA domain-containing protein, which gives rise to MTAFRNLRRSSPFLAASVVLAVAAFSASAQAPQTTPARAPAAPAPQQPAPQQPASQEPSTDGPITTLKARVLEVNLIFTVTDKHGHFIKDLRQQDFGLLDDRKRPESVIRFTQQTNLPLRVGVMLDTSSSIRRRFQFEQQAASEFFTQVLHRNDRAFVEGFDIQTDMAQGFTNNPALLGVGIDKLRPGGGTALYDALYKTCRDEMLTIREEGSTRKAIVLVSDGDDNYSRALESDAIKMCQRAETIVYAISTNVSLNKDKGDDVLKAIAEATGGTAFYPARIEDVAVGFRNIEEELRSQYSLEYKPSDFKTDGSFRTIYLHAIDPRYVVRARTGYFAPRADQ
- a CDS encoding SurA N-terminal domain-containing protein, which produces MQALRIPRTHAPIFLGLSLLPILLFVGCKTGHNADVVATVNGKAIMQSDLDKTYQAALGDPQQPAPTGDQAESLKLNAMRELIDEEIVEQRAAKMNLTASNEEVDAKLTEMKAPFTEEVFAQRLRDSKDTIDDLRRKIRRSLTIERLINKEITSKITVTDNDVSNYYNQHKAEFNLMETQYHLAQIQVTNQPSQQAGNLQGSKASNDDEARKKIEALKARLDTGEDFGTLAMNFSERPETASSGGDMGFVGDTSMHADPNAYAAITKLKAGQITDILPLLADPQTKKPAGYAIYKLISREPAGQRELSDPRVQQAIREQLRQGRSQLLKNAYFEMLRDQARIENFYAEQIFKNDAH